GTTCCTGAATTAATTATGTCAAATTAATCATCTCTTGGATATCACTTTTCACTTTCTTTGCTTCCTCTTGGCATTACTCCATTTTAGCTTCTCTAAGTCTACATGCCCACCAGATTTGCAGCCCAATGTACTTGGTACGCCTTTCATGGCGGAGAAAGTAAGAAAGATATCTTCTTTGAAAGGAATcctctactttttttttttttttttttctcttctctggtaataataattcaatttGCAATTATCTTTTGTGCAGGAGCTTCTGGCTGCAAAATCAGCCAAATTTGCTGCCTTACTCGAAGATAATTCAAAGGAAGATCTTTCTCATTTCCTCAGAAATATGCCAGCTGACCCCGAAACTCTTGAGCTTGTTGCCAGATTCTACCATGGCTTTCAACTTCAAATTTCTACTGAGAAAGTTGTACCCCTCATTTGTGTTGCTCACTACTTGGAGATGACAGAAAATCACAGCAAAAACAATCTTTTGGGCCAggctctttgtttttttcaagaaacaaTCCTCCCCAGCTGGAATGAAACTGTCAAGGCTTTCCGAACCACAGAAAAGTTCCTTCGACACTCCTTGAAGCTTGGATTGGTTGAGGCCTGCATGAAATCTATCATTACAAAGGCACTAGCTAATCCCAGCCTTCTTGGAGAACCACTCAAGAATTCCACCAAGTATGTGGATGATAgtgaggaggaggaagaaggctATAAGCCGAGTGCAAGGAGAAGACTCTTTGACCTTGATTTTAAATCGGAGGATCTGACAACACTGTCTCTCGAACTCTATGAGCCAGTCATCCATGAAATGAATAAGCATGGAGTTCCAACACCGTACGTGGCTGCATCCCTTTGTAACTATACAAACAAATGGGTTTTATCTGGCAGTGGAGAGGCAGTCAAGAGTAACTACAAAAAGGAAATCCTTGAAGCTGTGGAGAGGCATTTGCCTCATGAGAAAGGACTTGTTCCATGCACCTTATTGTTCGAAATCCTCCGGTTTGCTAATGTTTTGGAAGTTAGCTCTGAATGTAGAAATGGGATTGAGATTAGAATCGGAAAACAACTGGACCAGGCAGCAGTCAAAGACCTCTTAATCCCTTCTCAAGGCTATTCCAAGGAAATGCAATATGATATTGTATGCGTGAGGAGGATATTGAAAGTTTTCTATGGCAGTTACACTTTGTCGGACATATCTGGGCTAATTGCAGTGGCAGAACTCATTGAGGATTTCTTGGCCGAAGTTGCAAGTGACATAGATTTGAACATAGATACATTTGTTGACTTAGCAGAGATGTCACTTGCAGCATCATTGGGAACACAAAGAACCTTGGATGGAATATACAGGGCAGTTGATATCTACTTAGATAAGCATAGGCACTTGACAGAGTCAGAGCGAGAGGAAGTGTGTCGAGTTTTGGATTTTCAGAAAGTGTCCCCTGAAGCTTATGAGCATGCtgccaaaaatgaaaagttgcCTTTAAGGGTGGTGGTGCAAGTGTTGTTTGCAGGGCAGTTGCAGCTGCGAGACAGGATCCTGAAGGAGGTGCAGGATTCTGATGACAAATCAacaaaggaggaagaggaggagaatGAAGCAAAGTTGGACTTTGGTGAAGAAGAAATGAGATCAGAGATGGAGAAAATGAGCATGAAGGTGATGGAGCTTGAGAGAGAGTGCAATATGATGAGAAAAGAGATTGACAATGGCGGCAGCCCTAAGGCAAGGAAGGAGAAAACTAGCTTGTGGAGAGAAATGAAGAGGAAGTTTGGGTGCGTCAACAGTGTGCACGATTCTAACTGccaattgaagaagaagaagaagatgcatCCAAAACAAGGAGTATAACATGTAGATTCTTCTTCCATCAAAGATTTCTTTTGCAAATATCTAGTTAttcattgatttattttttttcagctTCAATCATTGACTTTCTGAATAATCATTTTTCAGCTTGGTTGCCAAGTAGATTGCTCTTCATAACTAGTACTTTGTACCAAATTTTAACTCAAGAAGGACTCATGAAATGACCAACCAATTCTCTTATTGTTAAATTATGCTAGAAAAAGTAGAAGTAATTATCGTTCTCTAATAGCAGTTTAATTTATCAGTCTGGTTTCATGGCCATAGATGCATAATGAGAAAGCAAGTCATACAAATCAAGAAGCTTAGTTTGAACTTCATTATGGAAAGAAGTTTACGTTCTCgaaagaaattggacaatatGCAAAGAAGCTTAAGAAAACCAAATtacaacaaaga
The Prunus dulcis chromosome 2, ALMONDv2, whole genome shotgun sequence DNA segment above includes these coding regions:
- the LOC117617147 gene encoding BTB/POZ domain-containing protein At5g17580-like, whose product is MSYRKMARRQSKHVSLCFSKSTCPPDLQPNVLGTPFMAEKELLAAKSAKFAALLEDNSKEDLSHFLRNMPADPETLELVARFYHGFQLQISTEKVVPLICVAHYLEMTENHSKNNLLGQALCFFQETILPSWNETVKAFRTTEKFLRHSLKLGLVEACMKSIITKALANPSLLGEPLKNSTKYVDDSEEEEEGYKPSARRRLFDLDFKSEDLTTLSLELYEPVIHEMNKHGVPTPYVAASLCNYTNKWVLSGSGEAVKSNYKKEILEAVERHLPHEKGLVPCTLLFEILRFANVLEVSSECRNGIEIRIGKQLDQAAVKDLLIPSQGYSKEMQYDIVCVRRILKVFYGSYTLSDISGLIAVAELIEDFLAEVASDIDLNIDTFVDLAEMSLAASLGTQRTLDGIYRAVDIYLDKHRHLTESEREEVCRVLDFQKVSPEAYEHAAKNEKLPLRVVVQVLFAGQLQLRDRILKEVQDSDDKSTKEEEEENEAKLDFGEEEMRSEMEKMSMKVMELERECNMMRKEIDNGGSPKARKEKTSLWREMKRKFGCVNSVHDSNCQLKKKKKMHPKQGV